A single Stutzerimonas stutzeri DNA region contains:
- a CDS encoding FecCD family ABC transporter permease produces MAWLLAVGSPGLSHWQALRAVLGDGEPVHLLLVRELRLPRLIAGLLSGAALGAAGCLLQTLARNRLATPGVIGIDDGATAFAVASIVAIPTSIAPSMLALSGAATAAALTFALAMGSGARGYRFIVVGIAIGVLFGALTNLMLARTDIDAANAAYPWTVGSLNARPAQSVLLLGIGLAVGLPAAKLLSRSLALMRFSDNVAIGLGTRLQLMRLLTLMLTVWLTALAVAVVGPVGLIALVAPEMARYLCRQYGVPVINAALSGALLMIIADWVGRTLFAPIEIPVGIIMAIVGGPYLIWILLRQPSRTLS; encoded by the coding sequence GTGGCCTGGTTGCTTGCCGTGGGCTCGCCGGGGCTGAGCCACTGGCAAGCATTGCGTGCGGTCTTGGGCGACGGCGAACCGGTGCACCTTCTGCTCGTCCGCGAGTTGCGCCTGCCCCGGCTAATTGCTGGCTTGCTGAGCGGAGCGGCCCTTGGTGCTGCGGGCTGCCTGTTACAGACGTTGGCACGCAACCGGTTGGCAACACCGGGTGTTATCGGCATAGACGACGGTGCGACCGCTTTTGCCGTCGCGTCTATCGTAGCGATTCCGACCAGCATCGCCCCGTCGATGCTGGCCTTGTCCGGTGCAGCCACGGCCGCAGCGCTGACGTTCGCTCTAGCAATGGGCTCCGGCGCGCGGGGTTATCGCTTCATCGTCGTGGGCATCGCCATCGGCGTGCTCTTCGGTGCACTGACGAACCTGATGCTGGCGCGTACTGACATCGATGCCGCCAACGCCGCTTACCCGTGGACGGTCGGGAGCCTAAATGCACGCCCCGCTCAATCGGTGCTCCTGTTAGGTATAGGCTTGGCGGTCGGCCTCCCAGCGGCCAAGCTGCTGAGCCGTTCCCTGGCGCTGATGCGGTTCTCTGACAACGTCGCAATCGGCCTTGGTACGCGCCTGCAGTTGATGCGACTACTGACGCTCATGTTGACCGTGTGGCTGACTGCGCTTGCAGTTGCAGTAGTCGGCCCGGTCGGGTTGATCGCACTGGTCGCACCGGAGATGGCTCGTTACTTGTGCCGACAATACGGAGTACCGGTAATCAACGCTGCGCTTAGCGGTGCGCTGTTAATGATCATCGCCGATTGGGTGGGTCGCACCTTGTTCGCGCCAATCGAGATCCCGGTCGGCATCATCATGGC
- a CDS encoding FecCD family ABC transporter permease, with product MHSVRLPLSRALAVTGLCLLLLCLASLVFGAGDVSVSRSLLTLSGADDEQAQFVLYQLRWARTELALLVGAALGAAGVLLQSVTRNPLAEPGLMGVSAGASFAVVLAIALGASAASINLMVAVGGALVGCVLVLLVTQMRGVGEDSVRLVLAGAAFSGLLMALSNMLLLQDQRTADEMRFWVIGALAGRPLDTFSWSLPGLIAGLLLALPLIPALAALSLGERVASGLGHHPQVTRLITLLSVALLVGTATAAAGPIGFVGLVVPFIARRLVGTDIRRTFALSMLIGPCIVLFADVLSRLLVRPYELPVGVITAFIGAPILIAVVRSHRLPTL from the coding sequence ATGCACAGCGTCCGGCTTCCTTTATCGCGCGCTTTGGCAGTTACAGGCCTTTGCCTTTTACTGCTGTGCCTCGCCAGCCTGGTGTTCGGGGCTGGCGACGTCAGTGTGTCGCGGAGTCTCCTTACGCTTTCTGGCGCAGATGATGAGCAGGCGCAGTTCGTCCTATATCAATTACGTTGGGCCCGTACAGAACTGGCGCTACTGGTCGGCGCCGCACTTGGCGCGGCTGGCGTATTGCTGCAATCAGTAACGCGAAATCCTCTTGCCGAGCCTGGTCTCATGGGTGTGAGCGCAGGCGCCTCGTTCGCGGTGGTGCTGGCCATTGCCCTGGGCGCCAGCGCAGCCTCAATCAACCTGATGGTTGCCGTTGGGGGAGCGCTCGTAGGTTGCGTCCTGGTGTTGTTGGTGACGCAGATGCGCGGCGTGGGCGAGGACTCTGTACGCTTGGTGCTCGCGGGGGCAGCGTTCTCGGGATTGCTCATGGCGCTTAGCAACATGCTGTTGCTCCAGGATCAGCGGACCGCGGACGAGATGCGCTTCTGGGTGATCGGCGCGCTGGCCGGACGCCCATTGGATACCTTCAGCTGGAGCCTACCTGGGCTTATTGCCGGGCTGTTGCTGGCTCTGCCCCTCATTCCAGCATTGGCCGCACTGTCTTTAGGTGAGCGCGTCGCGAGCGGGCTGGGTCATCACCCCCAGGTGACGCGCTTGATCACGCTTCTGTCAGTGGCCCTATTGGTCGGCACGGCCACTGCTGCGGCTGGGCCGATTGGATTCGTGGGCCTGGTCGTACCCTTCATTGCAAGGCGTCTGGTCGGTACCGACATTCGCCGAACCTTTGCTCTTTCGATGTTGATAGGGCCATGCATTGTGCTATTTGCCGACGTCTTATCCCGTTTGCTAGTACGGCCGTATGAGCTGCCGGTAGGCGTTATCACAGCTTTCATCGGCGCGCCGATCCTAATTGCCGTAGTGCGCAGCCATAGACTGCCGACCTTATGA
- a CDS encoding ABC transporter substrate-binding protein, with amino-acid sequence MRHFSFRALAGIIVCTLLSCAQLQAAERFVASVYGPVKLNGVPQRVVALDENALDVALALGVQPVGALASRGGTDVPDYLKDKAGNIALVGSVREPNLEAILNLQPDLILASSELPKTLYDRLSLIAPTIVPKGGSFQDWRTVNDVYALALDKQDEGAALRDEIDARLVALREGLSGSPKVSVIRWNPQGPFIMSSQLFVGQLLDAVGFKPNELSTQTKKPHTDILSLENLSKADADWIFLATLNSDGQKALEEARKQPAFNRLGAVKNDHVVSVDGQIWSSSAGYLAAHRILDDVEKALLD; translated from the coding sequence ATGCGTCATTTCTCGTTCCGAGCGTTAGCTGGAATAATAGTTTGCACACTATTGTCTTGCGCACAGTTGCAGGCTGCCGAACGCTTCGTCGCCAGTGTATACGGCCCGGTGAAGCTCAACGGTGTACCCCAGCGTGTGGTTGCGCTTGATGAAAATGCGTTGGATGTGGCACTTGCGCTTGGCGTTCAGCCAGTGGGTGCCTTGGCGAGCCGTGGGGGCACCGATGTGCCTGATTACCTCAAGGATAAAGCCGGCAATATCGCGCTGGTCGGTAGTGTCCGCGAGCCGAATCTGGAAGCGATACTGAATTTGCAGCCAGACCTCATCCTGGCGTCCTCTGAGTTGCCTAAGACGCTATACGACAGACTCAGCCTGATCGCTCCAACCATCGTGCCGAAAGGCGGTTCGTTTCAAGACTGGCGTACGGTCAATGATGTCTACGCCCTGGCTCTGGACAAGCAGGACGAAGGCGCGGCGCTCAGAGATGAAATTGATGCCCGGTTAGTCGCTTTACGTGAAGGCCTGTCCGGTAGCCCCAAGGTCAGCGTAATTCGCTGGAATCCTCAGGGTCCTTTCATAATGTCTAGCCAACTGTTTGTTGGCCAGCTATTGGATGCCGTGGGATTCAAGCCCAACGAACTTTCGACCCAAACGAAAAAGCCACATACGGACATCCTCAGCCTGGAGAATCTCAGCAAGGCCGACGCCGACTGGATCTTCCTCGCGACACTTAACAGCGATGGTCAGAAGGCACTGGAAGAAGCCCGCAAGCAGCCAGCCTTCAATCGTTTGGGTGCGGTGAAAAATGATCATGTCGTGTCGGTCGATGGCCAGATATGGAGCAGCAGCGCGGGCTATCTCGCAGCACACCGCATTCTCGATGATGTAGAAAAGGCATTACTTGACTGA
- a CDS encoding asparaginase, with amino-acid sequence MKKRSFLLAGLCATLIGSAYAQEKPTVQFIATGGTIAMKIDPVKNAPVPAISGDDLLATVPEVAELAKIEVTNLSNVPSDYMDPPRWVELSKAVDAALTRPEVSGVIVSHGTDTLEETAFWLDLTVNSDKPVVVIGAQRNASSSDFDGPRNLLNAVRIAVDEQAKGMGTVLAMNNQINAARHVTKTHTANVETFQSGDYGFLGEVYPDRVIFAREPLRRQHIEIRTDTMPKVEIVAMYGGADGSLLRSAVDQGAKGIVVQALGMGNMNQPMFEAVKYALGKQIPVVISTRVYNGRVMANYGFEGGGKTTADAGAVMAGNLSPQKARILLMLLLQSGKSGQQELQAAFDAM; translated from the coding sequence ATGAAGAAGCGCTCTTTTTTATTAGCCGGGCTTTGCGCGACCTTGATTGGCAGCGCCTATGCGCAAGAAAAGCCTACCGTTCAGTTCATTGCCACCGGTGGCACGATTGCCATGAAAATCGATCCGGTCAAGAACGCGCCTGTACCCGCGATATCCGGTGATGACTTGCTGGCCACCGTGCCTGAGGTGGCTGAGCTTGCAAAGATCGAAGTCACCAACCTGTCGAATGTGCCGTCTGACTACATGGACCCGCCGCGCTGGGTCGAGCTGTCGAAAGCAGTCGATGCTGCACTGACGCGTCCGGAGGTATCGGGTGTGATTGTTTCCCACGGCACCGATACGTTGGAGGAAACCGCATTCTGGCTGGACCTGACCGTTAACTCGGACAAACCCGTCGTGGTCATCGGCGCGCAGCGCAACGCTTCTTCCTCCGACTTCGACGGCCCCCGCAACCTGCTCAATGCCGTGCGCATTGCGGTTGATGAGCAGGCGAAGGGTATGGGCACGGTGCTGGCCATGAACAACCAGATCAATGCCGCACGCCATGTAACGAAAACCCATACGGCTAACGTAGAGACCTTTCAATCCGGCGATTACGGATTCCTGGGGGAGGTTTATCCCGACCGTGTGATCTTTGCCAGGGAGCCGCTGCGGCGCCAGCACATCGAAATCCGCACCGACACCATGCCCAAAGTGGAAATCGTCGCCATGTACGGAGGCGCTGATGGCAGCCTGCTGCGCAGCGCCGTCGACCAGGGTGCAAAGGGAATCGTCGTCCAGGCGCTGGGCATGGGAAATATGAATCAGCCCATGTTCGAGGCCGTCAAATACGCGCTGGGCAAGCAGATTCCGGTGGTGATCTCGACGCGCGTGTACAACGGACGCGTCATGGCCAACTATGGTTTTGAAGGCGGTGGGAAAACGACTGCCGATGCAGGTGCCGTCATGGCAGGGAATCTGAGCCCGCAGAAAGCACGCATTTTGCTGATGCTGCTCTTGCAAAGTGGAAAGTCGGGGCAGCAGGAACTACAGGCTGCATTCGACGCGATGTAG
- a CDS encoding alpha/beta hydrolase: MLASKLASACTRAAAGLMLVGTLGVAADLQARERPIKPPLSHSESREQDSRTFVPIESPLAALPGLPSERWTGIYQGSSYQIEVPPNWNGMLVMYAHGYRGTGPELTVAPPSIRPWLLQQGYAWAASSYSKNYYDVRAGIEDTNALALAFSSLTGKSQPSKTYITGHSMGGHVAAAAVEAETYATANNRVRYDGSVPMCGVTGDVYEFEYLMNFTLAAQHLAGLGPTTFPATDFQAKLPQIIGALWNTYPTEPSAQGLKLEGIVRELSGGDRPIFAEGFRTSLQSVVLDTGGRDGSVVGILADSLTGNLGTRYQFDTRKAMSAEEREFNDSIIRVIGHPPANSIRPDGLRWIPVVNGQFDVPVVSIHTLGDLYVPFKHQQIYRRNAEANGNGELLVQRAIRAPSHCDFSYQEQVEAMAAMLQWEQQGIKPAGDDVLNPRVVADPAYGCSFTRNEGIPTRALLPACPES; encoded by the coding sequence ATGCTTGCAAGTAAGTTGGCTTCCGCCTGCACGCGCGCCGCTGCCGGCCTGATGCTGGTCGGTACCCTCGGGGTCGCCGCCGACCTCCAGGCGCGCGAAAGGCCGATCAAACCACCGCTGTCCCACAGTGAATCGCGCGAACAGGATTCGCGTACCTTCGTTCCCATCGAATCCCCCCTGGCGGCTCTTCCGGGCCTGCCAAGCGAGCGCTGGACCGGCATTTACCAAGGCTCGTCCTACCAGATCGAAGTGCCGCCGAACTGGAACGGTATGCTGGTGATGTATGCCCACGGTTACCGCGGAACAGGCCCGGAACTCACCGTCGCTCCGCCGTCGATCCGCCCGTGGCTCCTGCAACAGGGCTATGCCTGGGCAGCGTCCAGTTACAGCAAAAACTACTACGATGTACGCGCCGGAATCGAAGACACCAATGCACTGGCGCTGGCTTTTAGCAGCCTGACTGGCAAGTCCCAGCCGTCCAAGACCTACATCACCGGCCATTCGATGGGCGGCCATGTGGCGGCGGCTGCGGTGGAGGCGGAAACCTATGCCACCGCCAACAATCGAGTCCGGTATGACGGCTCGGTGCCGATGTGCGGTGTCACCGGCGACGTGTATGAATTCGAGTACCTGATGAACTTCACCCTGGCCGCGCAGCATCTGGCGGGCCTGGGCCCGACCACGTTTCCGGCGACCGATTTCCAGGCGAAGCTTCCACAGATCATCGGTGCGCTCTGGAACACCTACCCAACCGAACCTTCTGCCCAGGGGCTCAAGCTCGAAGGCATCGTGCGCGAACTGAGCGGCGGCGACCGTCCGATCTTTGCCGAAGGGTTCCGCACCAGCCTGCAGAGCGTCGTGCTGGATACCGGCGGGCGAGACGGCTCCGTCGTCGGCATCCTGGCTGACTCGTTGACCGGCAACCTCGGCACGCGCTACCAGTTCGATACGCGCAAGGCCATGTCTGCCGAGGAGCGTGAATTCAATGATTCGATCATCCGTGTGATCGGGCACCCGCCCGCCAACAGCATTCGCCCGGACGGTCTGCGCTGGATTCCCGTGGTCAACGGCCAGTTCGATGTGCCGGTGGTGAGCATCCACACCCTGGGCGACCTCTACGTGCCGTTCAAGCACCAGCAGATCTACCGCCGCAATGCCGAAGCAAACGGCAACGGCGAGCTGCTGGTACAACGCGCAATCCGGGCGCCCAGCCACTGTGATTTCAGCTACCAGGAGCAGGTGGAAGCGATGGCCGCGATGCTGCAATGGGAACAGCAGGGTATCAAGCCTGCGGGCGACGACGTCCTCAATCCGCGCGTGGTCGCTGATCCCGCGTATGGCTGCTCGTTCACCCGCAACGAAGGCATCCCGACGCGTGCGCTGCTCCCGGCCTGTCCGGAAAGCTGA
- a CDS encoding TonB-dependent receptor, with translation MKPQHHPLAWAVGLAFVPAAWAAEPVQLDPVVVSASGLAKQSHEMTTPVAVMEGDELVLRREATLGETLESLPGVRSSSFGAGAARPVIRGLDGARVKVLSDGIELLDASTISPDHAVTSEPLLAERIEVLKGPATLLYGGGAIGGVVNVIDKKIPTHVPTKGYEGELELRANSAANEGAGVFGITAGSGNFAVRAEGAKRQADAYEIPGSPDKQAGSYNDTDSFTLGASFIGERGYIGMAYGEQNNRYGLLAHEHADCHTHGSDWHCGGHGDHDGHDDHDHHDHHEHGSVPYIDMRQKRWDLRGELSDPLPGFELARVRVGHSNYQHEEIEGGEVGTRFNNDATDARLELTHQPLFGWRGVVGAQTLRRDFEALGEEAYVPPTLTRNHGLFVLEEYSVGAWRYEVGLRHEWQDIEADGQRDSDHSGTSVSAGAVWTFAPAYSLGLSLSRSQRLPTAEELYANGPHAATRTVELGNADLEEETSHNSELTLRKFAGRTTFSVSLFRNEVDDFIYAADTGHDIGGGYREIEYRQHDAVLTGAEAEVRFQATDSTAFTLFGDHVRGKLRDGEGDLPRIPADRLGVRMDQAFTTALNGQLEFYRVQRQDDLADYETGTGGYNMLGAGLSYGGSLSQTDYLLYLKANNLLDEKARQHTSFIKDEVLLPGRNLTVGMRLAF, from the coding sequence ATGAAGCCGCAACATCACCCGCTGGCCTGGGCCGTCGGCCTGGCCTTTGTGCCCGCCGCCTGGGCCGCCGAACCGGTCCAACTCGATCCTGTCGTGGTCAGCGCCAGCGGCCTGGCCAAGCAGAGTCATGAAATGACCACGCCGGTAGCGGTCATGGAGGGCGATGAGCTGGTGCTGCGGCGTGAGGCTACCCTGGGCGAAACGCTTGAAAGCCTGCCAGGCGTGCGCTCCAGCAGCTTCGGTGCCGGCGCGGCTCGGCCAGTGATCCGTGGTCTGGACGGCGCACGTGTGAAAGTGCTGAGCGATGGCATCGAGTTGCTCGATGCGTCGACCATCAGCCCGGATCACGCGGTCACCAGCGAGCCGTTGCTGGCCGAGCGCATCGAGGTCCTGAAAGGCCCGGCAACCTTGCTCTACGGTGGCGGCGCGATCGGCGGGGTGGTCAACGTCATCGACAAGAAGATCCCTACGCATGTCCCGACAAAGGGCTACGAGGGTGAACTGGAATTGCGTGCCAATAGTGCCGCGAACGAAGGCGCTGGCGTGTTCGGGATCACTGCAGGGAGTGGCAACTTTGCCGTGCGCGCGGAGGGCGCCAAGCGCCAGGCCGACGCGTACGAGATTCCGGGTTCGCCGGATAAGCAGGCGGGCTCCTACAACGACACCGATAGCTTCACCCTGGGCGCAAGTTTCATTGGCGAGCGGGGCTACATCGGGATGGCCTATGGCGAGCAGAACAATCGCTACGGCCTGCTCGCCCATGAACATGCGGACTGCCACACGCACGGCAGCGATTGGCATTGCGGTGGTCACGGCGATCACGATGGGCATGACGATCATGACCACCATGACCACCATGAGCACGGCAGCGTCCCTTACATCGACATGCGGCAGAAGCGCTGGGACCTGCGCGGTGAGCTGAGCGACCCGCTGCCAGGCTTCGAGCTGGCGCGTGTGCGAGTGGGCCACAGCAACTATCAACATGAGGAGATCGAAGGTGGAGAAGTGGGGACCCGCTTCAACAATGACGCCACCGATGCGCGCCTGGAGCTGACCCATCAACCGCTGTTCGGCTGGCGCGGCGTGGTCGGCGCGCAAACGCTGCGCCGCGACTTCGAGGCTCTGGGGGAGGAGGCTTACGTACCGCCAACGCTGACCCGCAACCACGGGCTGTTCGTGCTTGAGGAGTACAGCGTCGGGGCCTGGCGCTATGAGGTGGGGCTGCGGCATGAATGGCAGGATATCGAGGCCGATGGCCAGCGCGACAGCGACCATAGCGGTACGTCCGTATCGGCTGGCGCGGTCTGGACGTTCGCACCCGCCTATTCGCTGGGTCTGTCCCTGTCTCGCTCGCAACGCCTGCCGACGGCTGAGGAACTCTATGCCAACGGCCCGCACGCGGCCACTCGCACGGTCGAACTGGGCAACGCCGATCTCGAAGAAGAAACCTCGCACAACTCCGAACTCACGCTGCGCAAGTTCGCCGGTCGTACCACTTTCAGCGTCAGCCTCTTCCGCAACGAGGTGGATGACTTCATTTACGCCGCCGACACGGGCCACGACATTGGCGGCGGCTACCGCGAGATCGAATACCGCCAGCACGACGCGGTCCTCACCGGGGCCGAGGCGGAGGTCCGTTTCCAGGCTACCGATAGCACCGCGTTTACGCTGTTCGGCGATCACGTCCGCGGCAAACTGCGAGACGGCGAGGGCGATCTGCCGCGCATTCCGGCGGATCGGCTCGGTGTGCGGATGGACCAGGCGTTTACCACGGCGCTGAATGGCCAGCTGGAGTTCTACCGTGTGCAACGCCAGGATGATCTGGCCGATTACGAGACCGGAACCGGCGGCTATAACATGCTCGGCGCCGGCCTCAGCTACGGCGGCTCGTTGAGCCAGACCGATTACCTCCTCTATCTGAAGGCCAACAACCTGCTCGACGAAAAGGCACGCCAACATACGTCCTTCATCAAGGACGAGGTGCTGCTACCGGGGCGCAACCTGACGGTTGGCATGCGCCTGGCCTTCTGA
- a CDS encoding CatB-related O-acetyltransferase, with protein sequence MIGLERYTHPADWLSSNPFMYSADSAEHYTPNSTSAVIGHDVWIGLDAIVMDGVRIGTGAIIATRSVVTKDVPPYAIVAGTPAKIIGYRFDEALRERLLESRWWDLAPEKLKLLPASNPQRCLDMLTASREPYDYRSIRIAHTDL encoded by the coding sequence ATGATCGGTCTGGAGCGGTATACGCACCCTGCCGACTGGTTGAGCTCCAACCCGTTCATGTACAGCGCCGATAGCGCGGAACACTACACCCCCAACAGCACGAGCGCAGTGATCGGCCATGACGTCTGGATAGGCCTGGACGCCATTGTCATGGACGGTGTTCGAATCGGCACTGGCGCCATCATCGCCACTCGTTCGGTGGTCACGAAAGACGTCCCCCCATACGCCATTGTCGCGGGCACTCCCGCCAAGATTATCGGCTATCGATTTGACGAAGCGCTAAGGGAGAGACTGCTTGAAAGCCGCTGGTGGGATCTGGCTCCGGAAAAACTGAAGCTGTTACCGGCGAGCAACCCGCAAAGGTGCCTGGACATGTTGACGGCGTCTCGTGAGCCCTATGACTACAGATCGATCCGCATAGCGCACACAGACCTGTAA
- the putP gene encoding sodium/proline symporter PutP — MNVSTPTLITFVIYIVAMILIGFTAYRATKNFDDYILGGRSLGSFVTALSAGASDMSGWLLMGLPGAIFVAGLSESWIAIGLIAGAWLNWLFVAGRLRVHTEHNHNALTLPDYFSHRFEDTSRLLRIFSALVILVFFTIYCASGVVAGARLFESTFGMPYGVALWVGAAATILYVFIGGFLAVSWTDTVQATLMIFALLITPVFVILSLGDMGTAMETIAAQDPSNFDMFKGLSFIAIVSLLGWGLGYFGQPHILVRFMAADSVKTIPNARRIGMTWMILTLAGAVTVGFLGIAYFADNPALAGAVTQNGERVFMELVKLMFNPWIAGIILSGVLAAVMSTLSAQLLVSSSALTQDFYKAFLRKGASQTELVWVGRAMVLLIALIAIGIASNPDSKVLGLVSYAWAGFGAAFGPVVLISLVWKRMTRNGALAGMLVGAVTVVVWKQFIGLGLYEIIPGFILASLAIYIVSLMGREPAASIQQRFEAADAEYRAG, encoded by the coding sequence ATGAATGTAAGCACTCCGACCCTGATCACCTTCGTGATCTACATCGTGGCGATGATCCTCATCGGCTTCACCGCCTATCGCGCCACCAAGAATTTCGACGATTACATCCTCGGCGGGCGCAGCCTCGGCAGTTTCGTCACGGCACTCTCAGCGGGTGCTTCGGACATGAGCGGCTGGCTGCTGATGGGCCTGCCGGGCGCGATATTCGTCGCCGGGTTGTCGGAGAGCTGGATCGCCATCGGTCTGATCGCCGGTGCCTGGCTCAACTGGCTCTTCGTGGCCGGGCGCTTACGTGTGCATACCGAGCACAATCACAATGCGCTGACCCTGCCGGACTACTTTTCGCATCGCTTCGAAGATACCAGCCGGTTGCTGCGCATCTTCTCCGCGTTGGTCATCCTGGTGTTCTTCACCATCTACTGCGCTTCGGGCGTGGTTGCCGGCGCGCGGCTGTTCGAGTCCACCTTCGGCATGCCCTACGGCGTTGCCCTGTGGGTAGGGGCGGCGGCGACGATCCTTTACGTGTTCATTGGCGGTTTCCTCGCCGTGAGCTGGACCGACACCGTGCAGGCGACGCTGATGATCTTCGCGCTGCTGATCACGCCGGTGTTCGTCATCCTCTCCCTGGGCGACATGGGAACGGCGATGGAAACCATCGCTGCGCAGGACCCGTCCAACTTCGACATGTTCAAGGGCCTGTCCTTCATCGCGATTGTTTCGCTGTTGGGCTGGGGCCTTGGCTATTTCGGCCAGCCGCACATTCTGGTGCGATTCATGGCGGCCGATTCGGTGAAAACCATCCCCAACGCACGCCGCATCGGCATGACCTGGATGATCCTGACGCTGGCAGGCGCGGTCACCGTGGGCTTTCTCGGCATCGCCTATTTCGCCGACAACCCGGCGCTGGCCGGCGCCGTCACCCAGAACGGCGAGCGTGTATTCATGGAGCTGGTGAAGCTGATGTTCAATCCCTGGATCGCCGGCATCATCCTGTCCGGCGTACTGGCCGCGGTCATGAGCACCCTCAGCGCGCAATTGCTGGTCAGCTCCAGCGCGCTGACGCAGGACTTCTACAAGGCGTTTCTGCGCAAGGGCGCGTCACAGACCGAACTGGTCTGGGTCGGCCGCGCCATGGTGCTGTTGATCGCGCTGATCGCCATCGGCATTGCTTCGAATCCCGACAGCAAGGTGCTGGGGCTGGTGTCTTACGCATGGGCCGGTTTCGGCGCGGCATTCGGCCCGGTGGTGCTGATCTCGCTGGTATGGAAGCGCATGACACGCAACGGCGCGCTGGCCGGCATGCTGGTCGGCGCCGTGACCGTGGTGGTCTGGAAACAATTCATCGGCCTCGGTCTGTACGAAATCATTCCGGGCTTCATTCTCGCCAGCCTGGCGATCTATATCGTCAGCCTGATGGGTAGGGAACCAGCGGCCTCCATCCAGCAGCGTTTCGAGGCGGCGGACGCGGAGTACCGTGCCGGTTGA
- a CDS encoding DUF3203 family protein, which produces MSVTIDIATGTCSTTLEGTTYRSAIMDTRISTDPNARMSVAHIDGASAHITEDQAEHLIAAGAKDDRENLIVDD; this is translated from the coding sequence ATGTCAGTCACGATCGATATTGCCACCGGCACCTGTTCCACCACGCTCGAAGGCACCACGTATCGCAGCGCGATCATGGATACACGTATCAGCACCGACCCGAACGCGCGGATGTCCGTCGCGCATATCGACGGTGCCAGCGCTCACATCACCGAGGACCAGGCCGAACACCTGATCGCCGCCGGCGCCAAGGATGACCGTGAGAACCTTATCGTCGACGATTGA